From one Wenzhouxiangella sp. XN201 genomic stretch:
- a CDS encoding GGDEF domain-containing protein, whose product MERRLFRATAGVHDQSVPKLHTDGHAECGGRGNHGFKEINDSLGHEAGDRLLIDVAERLTDCVREDNTVARLGGDEFTVILTSTRTEKDVELVGQKIIDAVVLPFQFSDQPIHVSISIGIALYPRDGFSRLAPPAGKVTFSSNPGTT is encoded by the coding sequence GTGGAGCGGCGGCTGTTCAGAGCAACGGCAGGAGTACATGACCAATCGGTTCCCAAGCTTCACACGGATGGTCATGCAGAGTGCGGAGGACGGGGAAATCATGGCTTTAAGGAAATCAACGATTCACTCGGCCATGAAGCGGGAGATCGCTTACTGATCGACGTGGCGGAGCGCCTGACTGATTGTGTTCGGGAGGACAATACGGTCGCCCGCCTGGGCGGCGATGAGTTTACCGTGATCCTGACCAGCACCAGGACCGAAAAAGATGTGGAGCTCGTGGGCCAGAAGATCATCGATGCTGTCGTGCTGCCCTTCCAATTCTCAGACCAGCCCATCCATGTTTCCATCAGTATCGGGATCGCCCTCTATCCCCGGGATGGTTTCTCACGTCTAGCGCCACCTGCCGGCAAAGTAACCTTCAGTAGTAACCCCGGTACCACTTGA